In a single window of the Halomicroarcula saliterrae genome:
- the pan1 gene encoding proteasome-activating nucleotidase Pan1, whose translation MTDTVDEVDLPYDEGASMQKKIEALQERLEVLESQNEEMRDKLLDANAENNKYQQKLERLTHENKKLKQSPLFVATVQELNDDGAIIKQHGNNQEALTEVTDEMRDDLSPDDRVAVNNSLSIVKQLNDETDVRARVMQVDQSPDVTFADIGGIEEQMEEVRETVEMPLVSPEMFEDVGIEPPSGVLLHGPPGTGKTMLAKAVANETDATFIKMAGSELVHKFIGEGAKLVRDLFELARQEEPAVVFIDEIDAIAAKRTDSKTSGDAEVQRTMMQLLSEMDGFDDRGDIRIIAATNRFDMLDRAILRPGRFDRLIEVPNPDVEGREQIFRIHTRSMNVADDVEFAELAEQVEDASGADVKAICTEAGMFAIRDDRTEVRMTDFHDAWAKIQQEEDEDEDVSRTFA comes from the coding sequence ATGACCGACACCGTCGACGAGGTGGACCTACCGTACGACGAGGGCGCCTCTATGCAGAAGAAAATCGAGGCGCTACAGGAACGGCTGGAGGTGCTCGAATCGCAAAACGAGGAGATGCGGGACAAGCTCCTCGACGCCAACGCGGAGAACAACAAGTACCAGCAGAAGCTCGAACGGCTGACTCACGAGAACAAGAAGCTCAAACAGTCGCCGCTGTTCGTCGCCACGGTACAGGAACTCAACGACGACGGTGCCATCATCAAGCAACACGGCAACAACCAGGAGGCCCTGACCGAGGTCACCGACGAGATGCGCGACGACCTCTCGCCGGACGACCGGGTCGCCGTCAACAACTCTCTCTCTATCGTCAAACAGCTCAACGACGAGACCGACGTGCGGGCCCGCGTGATGCAGGTCGACCAGTCGCCCGACGTGACCTTCGCCGACATCGGCGGCATCGAGGAGCAGATGGAAGAGGTCCGCGAGACCGTCGAGATGCCCCTCGTCAGCCCGGAGATGTTCGAGGACGTGGGCATCGAGCCCCCGAGCGGCGTCCTGCTGCACGGTCCGCCCGGCACCGGCAAGACGATGCTCGCGAAAGCCGTCGCCAACGAGACCGACGCCACCTTCATCAAGATGGCCGGCTCCGAACTGGTCCACAAGTTCATCGGCGAGGGCGCCAAGCTGGTTCGTGACCTCTTCGAGCTCGCCCGCCAGGAGGAACCCGCCGTCGTCTTCATAGACGAGATAGACGCCATCGCCGCCAAGCGGACCGACTCGAAGACCAGCGGCGACGCCGAGGTCCAGCGGACGATGATGCAGCTGCTCTCGGAGATGGACGGGTTCGACGACCGCGGTGATATCCGCATCATCGCGGCGACGAACCGCTTCGACATGCTCGACCGCGCCATCCTGCGCCCGGGCCGGTTCGACCGCCTCATCGAGGTGCCAAACCCCGACGTCGAGGGCCGCGAGCAGATCTTCCGGATTCACACGCGCAGCATGAACGTCGCCGACGACGTCGAGTTCGCCGAGCTGGCAGAACAGGTCGAGGACGCCTCCGGGGCCGACGTGAAGGCCATCTGTACCGAGGCCGGCATGTTCGCCATCCGCGACGACCGCACCGAGGTCCGGATGACCGACTTCCACGACGCCTGGGCGAAGATACAGCAGGAAGAAGACGAAGACGAAGACGTCTCCCGCACCTTCGCCTAA
- a CDS encoding FAD-dependent oxidoreductase has translation MAADTPSVVVVGGGVAGLSAALFTARADLATTVVSTGESILNRNAHLENFPGFPAGINPRLLLDLQREQAESAGVEFEDGRIQRVTAVDSGFELLAADGDRYTADYVIAASWSDPTYLDGLDVDLLDRGSKTFVGVDEFGSTGVDGLYAAGRLAEKHHQSIVAAGHGAQVGIAVVEDSDVDFYHDWTVPEGYFTGRDREVPPGCEEIGDEERERREAESLERMREAFAAPYPDEPTMHPSVTADEQAR, from the coding sequence ATGGCAGCGGACACCCCTTCGGTGGTCGTCGTCGGCGGCGGTGTCGCCGGGCTCTCCGCGGCGCTGTTTACCGCCCGTGCCGACCTCGCCACCACCGTCGTCTCGACCGGCGAGTCGATTCTGAACCGCAACGCCCACCTGGAGAACTTCCCCGGCTTCCCGGCGGGTATCAACCCCCGGCTCCTGCTCGACCTCCAGCGTGAACAGGCCGAAAGCGCCGGTGTCGAGTTCGAGGACGGGCGAATCCAGCGGGTCACCGCTGTGGACTCCGGGTTCGAGTTGCTCGCCGCCGACGGCGACCGCTACACCGCGGACTACGTCATCGCGGCCTCGTGGTCGGACCCGACGTATCTCGACGGGCTCGACGTGGACCTCCTGGACCGCGGGTCGAAGACGTTCGTCGGCGTCGACGAGTTCGGTTCGACGGGCGTCGACGGGCTGTACGCCGCCGGCCGACTGGCCGAGAAACACCACCAGAGCATCGTCGCCGCCGGCCACGGCGCGCAGGTCGGCATCGCCGTGGTCGAGGACAGCGACGTGGACTTCTACCACGACTGGACCGTCCCGGAGGGTTACTTCACCGGCCGCGACCGCGAGGTCCCACCCGGGTGTGAGGAGATAGGCGACGAAGAGCGCGAACGTCGGGAGGCCGAATCCCTAGAGCGGATGCGCGAGGCGTTCGCGG